In one Natator depressus isolate rNatDep1 chromosome 26, rNatDep2.hap1, whole genome shotgun sequence genomic region, the following are encoded:
- the TMEM230 gene encoding transmembrane protein 230, translated as MMPSRTNLTAGIPSSKVKYSKLSSTDDGYIDLQFKRSPPKIPYKAIALATVLFMIGTLLIVIGALLLAGYISKGGTDRAIPVLIIGILVFLPGFYHLRIAYYASKGYRGYSYDDIPDFDD; from the exons ATGATGCCATCACGTACTAATCTAACTGCTGGGATCCCCAGTAGCAAAGTGAAGTACTCCAAGCTCTCCAGTACTGACGATGGTTATATTGACCTGCAG TTCAAGAGGAGCCCACCCAAAATCCCCTACAAGGCCATTGCACTGGCCACTGTGCTGTTCATGATCGGCACCCTTCTGATTGTCATAGGAGCGCTTCTCCTCGCAGGATACATTAGCAAAGGA GGAACAGACCGAGCTATCCCGGTATTGATCATTGGAATCCTGGTGTTCTTACCAGGCTTTTATCACTTGCGCATCGCGTACTATGCTTCCAAAGGCTACAGAGGTTACTCCTACGATGACATTCCAGATTTTGATGACTAA